One stretch of Tepiditoga spiralis DNA includes these proteins:
- a CDS encoding sensor histidine kinase encodes MKLKIISNYFLDRKYFIILYYFSTILISIYFSAETKKIDIVYPLIMSSYILVIFFLIDFIRYYIFNLHMLRTSKNRYYKIKSYTKEQKNILDTIELVNISAFGEISKIKTENEQKNFFISQWIHNLKTPVSVIDLILQENEEYEFINEIKEENERIKNLLNHLLNIMRLNEFTRDFDPQKYNFYDEIIDIVKEKSAQFIHNEVYPEINGNNKINIIVDKKWNRFLIEQVINNAIKYSDKNKKSKKVIFRLKEKEDIILEIEDNGIGIPEYDINRVFEPFFTGENGKDFLNSSGIGLYTCKLISEKIGAKINIESKLGKGTKIIISYKKEVGFKNEKD; translated from the coding sequence ATGAAATTAAAAATAATAAGCAATTATTTTTTAGATAGAAAATATTTTATAATATTATATTATTTTTCAACAATACTAATTTCAATTTATTTTAGTGCAGAAACAAAAAAAATAGATATAGTTTATCCACTTATTATGTCTAGTTATATTCTAGTAATATTTTTTTTAATAGATTTTATAAGATATTATATTTTCAACTTGCACATGTTGAGAACTTCTAAAAATAGATATTATAAAATAAAAAGTTATACAAAAGAACAAAAAAATATTTTAGATACAATAGAACTCGTTAATATTTCGGCATTTGGTGAAATATCAAAAATTAAAACTGAAAATGAACAAAAAAATTTTTTTATTTCACAATGGATTCACAATTTAAAGACACCCGTTTCAGTTATAGATTTGATACTTCAAGAAAATGAAGAGTATGAATTTATAAATGAAATAAAAGAAGAAAATGAACGTATTAAAAATTTATTAAATCACCTTTTAAATATAATGAGATTAAATGAATTTACAAGAGATTTTGATCCTCAAAAGTATAATTTTTATGATGAAATAATTGATATAGTAAAAGAAAAAAGTGCACAATTTATTCATAATGAAGTATATCCTGAAATAAATGGAAATAATAAAATAAATATAATAGTTGATAAAAAATGGAATAGATTTTTAATAGAACAAGTTATAAATAATGCTATAAAATATTCTGATAAAAATAAAAAAAGCAAAAAAGTTATTTTTAGATTAAAAGAAAAAGAAGATATAATTTTAGAAATTGAAGATAATGGAATAGGAATTCCAGAATATGATATAAATAGAGTTTTTGAACCATTTTTTACAGGAGAAAATGGAAAGGATTTTTTGAATTCTTCTGGAATAGGTCTTTATACATGCAAACTCATATCTGAAAAAATAGGAGCAAAAATAAATATTGAATCTAAATTGGGAAAAGGGACAAAAATCATTATAAGTTATAAAAAGGAAGTAGGTTTTAAAAATGAAAAAGATTAA
- a CDS encoding AAA family ATPase, translating into MKKVPYGLQNFEKIRTENFYYVDKTKYIEIIEDMPESYIFFLRPRKFGKSLWLDTMSKYYDVKYSDKFDTIFKDLYIQKHPTPKKSSYHILEFNFSGLNTDSKEELKFDFNSEVFEKLSSFINRYNLNIKLNNSIKEPSTLLRTFINQYKELNLKTKIYLLIDEYDHFANELLSFKLDEFKNIVSKTGFVRKFYEVIKEGTRSVIDRLFITGVAPITLDSLTSGFNISKNMSTTLELNEMMGFTESEVKDILKEYQINDDILQDMKFSYNGYMFNERASEKVYNSDMVLYFISEYNREKRKPKDVIDMNIASDYKKIQNLFKLGEVVGINNIDNEKEAIGNLLNEILMTDKTEIEELTRAFNLERKMEIDDVKTLLFYLGFLTIESKGFVMNLKIPNYSIKKIYSEYFLEMIKTRAKNYIDTGKIKIAIRKLLVDGNINSLASEIESVLKKLSDRDFQSFSEKHIKMLLFSYLILTPWAYVKSEYPVEGGYIDLAMFKRYEEVPYNAIIELKYIKKKDYTEKVYQEKIKEAVNQIKRYEKTINKEFNGPLKKVVMIFVGRELKHLDEVE; encoded by the coding sequence ATGAAAAAGGTTCCATATGGACTTCAAAACTTTGAAAAAATACGAACTGAAAATTTTTACTATGTAGATAAAACTAAGTATATAGAAATAATTGAAGATATGCCAGAATCATACATCTTCTTTTTAAGACCAAGAAAGTTTGGAAAAAGTTTGTGGCTTGACACTATGAGTAAATACTATGATGTTAAGTATTCAGATAAGTTTGATACTATCTTTAAAGACTTGTACATTCAAAAACATCCAACACCTAAAAAGAGTAGTTATCATATTTTAGAGTTTAATTTTTCTGGATTGAATACAGATAGTAAAGAAGAGTTGAAATTTGACTTTAATTCAGAAGTTTTTGAAAAATTATCAAGTTTTATTAATAGATATAACTTAAATATAAAATTAAATAATTCTATAAAAGAGCCTTCAACTCTTTTGAGAACATTTATAAATCAGTATAAAGAACTAAACTTAAAAACAAAAATATACTTATTAATAGATGAATACGACCACTTTGCAAATGAACTTTTGAGTTTTAAACTCGATGAATTTAAAAATATCGTCAGTAAAACAGGTTTTGTTAGAAAGTTTTATGAAGTAATAAAAGAAGGGACACGATCTGTTATAGATAGATTATTCATAACAGGAGTAGCACCAATAACCTTAGATAGTTTAACGAGTGGATTCAACATCTCAAAAAACATGTCAACAACCTTAGAGTTAAATGAAATGATGGGATTTACTGAAAGTGAAGTCAAAGATATTCTCAAAGAGTATCAAATAAATGATGATATTTTACAAGATATGAAGTTTAGCTACAATGGATACATGTTTAATGAACGTGCAAGTGAAAAGGTTTACAACAGCGATATGGTCTTATACTTCATCTCTGAATACAATAGAGAAAAAAGAAAACCAAAAGATGTAATAGATATGAACATAGCAAGTGATTATAAAAAGATTCAAAATTTATTTAAACTTGGTGAAGTTGTTGGAATAAATAATATAGATAATGAAAAAGAAGCAATAGGAAACCTTTTAAATGAAATATTGATGACAGATAAAACAGAAATAGAAGAGTTAACAAGAGCATTTAACCTTGAAAGGAAGATGGAAATAGATGATGTTAAAACCTTACTCTTTTATTTAGGCTTTTTAACAATAGAATCAAAAGGATTTGTGATGAACTTAAAGATACCAAACTATTCAATAAAAAAGATATACTCAGAATACTTCTTAGAAATGATAAAAACAAGAGCAAAAAACTATATAGATACAGGAAAAATAAAGATAGCAATAAGAAAGTTGTTGGTAGATGGAAATATAAACTCGTTGGCAAGTGAAATAGAAAGTGTATTAAAAAAACTATCAGACAGAGACTTTCAAAGCTTTAGTGAAAAACACATAAAGATGCTGCTGTTTAGTTATTTAATCTTAACCCCCTGGGCATACGTTAAAAGCGAGTATCCAGTAGAAGGTGGATACATAGACTTAGCAATGTTTAAAAGATACGAAGAAGTACCCTACAATGCAATAATAGAGTTAAAATACATAAAAAAGAAAGACTATACAGAAAAAGTATATCAAGAAAAGATAAAAGAAGCAGTAAATCAAATAAAGAGATATGAAAAAACTATAAACAAAGAGTTCAACGGACCATTAAAAAAAGTAGTAATGATCTTTGTTGGCAGAGAGTTAAAACATCTTGATGAGGTTGAATAA
- a CDS encoding ABC transporter ATP-binding protein: MKKIKIKNLYKVYGAHKNFEGTRALNGINLEIESGQVVAIMGPSGCGKTTLFSMISGIDTPTSGEVWVKDKNIFKMNSEERATYRRNNIGLIFQEDMLIDYFTIYENISLLRNDTNEIKKLSEYFGINKFLNKYPKELSFGERQKVAACRAFINNQDLILADEPTGNLDSNSSKKFIEYVLKLNNIRNDTFLMATHDPFVASYCNRVVFLNDGKIIMDIYKKESRRHFLDRIFDCLVILEGEINDMEQEIL; encoded by the coding sequence ATGAAAAAGATTAAAATAAAAAATTTATATAAAGTTTATGGTGCACATAAAAATTTTGAAGGAACAAGGGCATTAAACGGTATAAATTTAGAAATAGAAAGTGGACAAGTTGTTGCAATAATGGGGCCATCTGGATGTGGGAAAACTACATTATTTAGCATGATATCTGGTATAGATACACCAACATCTGGAGAAGTATGGGTAAAAGATAAAAATATTTTTAAAATGAATTCAGAAGAAAGGGCAACTTATAGAAGAAACAATATAGGATTAATATTTCAAGAAGATATGCTTATAGATTATTTTACAATATATGAAAATATAAGTTTATTAAGAAATGATACTAATGAAATAAAAAAATTATCTGAATACTTTGGAATAAATAAATTTTTAAATAAATATCCAAAAGAACTTTCATTTGGTGAAAGACAGAAAGTTGCAGCTTGTAGAGCATTTATAAATAATCAAGATTTAATACTTGCAGATGAACCAACTGGTAATCTTGATTCTAATTCTTCTAAAAAATTTATTGAGTATGTTTTAAAATTAAATAATATAAGAAATGATACATTTTTAATGGCAACGCATGATCCTTTTGTTGCTAGTTATTGTAATAGAGTAGTCTTTTTAAATGATGGGAAAATAATTATGGATATATATAAAAAAGAGTCAAGAAGACATTTTTTAGATAGAATATTTGATTGTTTGGTTATATTAGAAGGTGAAATTAATGATATGGAACAGGAAATTTTATAG
- a CDS encoding Eco57I restriction-modification methylase domain-containing protein, giving the protein MKQIKQKRNEIIKKLVSNRFNIEIFKQFTARVINTTVRNRTIQKEPKEYTEYIEYYQIVEDYEDKEGKKIYVIAVKTKDKLDNGNTIDPTKARTKQRNFVANLLKGNDKIPMHDAALVSFYNDVSNSWRLSFIKLDYSFTFEGIKEKLTPAKRYSYILGKNEATHTAEKQLNQLVKNNEEATLEQLENIFQIEKVTKEFFDKYKEKYLELKEHLEKDKEFVQEALKHTEKVEEFSEEFSKKLMGQLAFLYFLQKKGWLGVKAIHEKLNKEQFEDILKNKTPSEKELLNNLYKRINKNEYKSQKEVIENLDDNELDIIMNCFKNTPFEGKWGDGEKNFVRKLFEHHKRFTTNKNFFNDYLEYLFYEALNTYRGENQYYKKFNCKIPFLNGGLFEPYEGYDWKTTNFHIPDTIFSNEKEEGILDIFDRYNFTIAENEPYETEIAVDPEMLGKVFENLLDVKDRKFKGAFYTPREIVYYMCKESLINYLDNEIEEVEREKFEELLQIGEFVKEYDTHIFEMEYKNGKKVKDEEWGIHISIFKNIHKIDKALKNVKIADPAIGSGAFPLGMLIEIVKVRNVLTEYFIIHEYFRLKKDNKLDEFWNIKDKLLIERSLYNLKIETIKNSLFGVDIEPSAVEIAKLRLWLSIVVDSENNNINPLPNLDFNLMVGNSLLDEFEGINLFDEKLLNKEYKKKDKIINPKLFYTDFEEKQRDILSNIKALHKNFFIEKNSLKKKQIKESLNSLEWELIKFTLSESGNKDKIKELEKLQKEKRKPYFLWKLEFAEVFKEKGGFDIVIGNPPYIGERKNKKIFIPVQNSNFGKKYYIGKMDFWYFFTSLGLNILKNKGTLNFIAPNNWLTTFGGKKMRNHIMKDGIIKQFINFGDYMVFENAAQQTMIFLIEKDNKSKEYIVDYREVLDKNIEKNELNLFLGKNKNKKFKYYSSKISKNNFKKDDNIKLLDNKTYIIINKIKKNKNIYLKKNEIAQGIVVPQDFLNKKNANILNLKKGSGIFVLTNNELKNLNLSENEINTLIRPYYTTNEIKKYYTNNKNKFWIIYTKPNINNKINKFPNIKKHLDLFLSINTSDNKPYGLHRSRNENFFKGEKIISLRKCSKPTFSFNNFDCYISQSFFSIKTIRINLKYLTGILNSKLIEFWLRNMGKMQGNTYQIDKEPLMNIPIKVKNSNQKIFIKIVNQIIELKKQKKDTTELENKIDEMVYDLYELTEEEKEIVRNFNN; this is encoded by the coding sequence ATGAAACAAATAAAACAAAAAAGAAATGAAATCATAAAAAAATTAGTAAGTAATAGATTTAATATAGAAATTTTTAAACAATTTACTGCAAGAGTTATAAATACTACAGTAAGAAATAGAACTATTCAAAAGGAACCAAAAGAATATACAGAATATATAGAATATTACCAAATTGTAGAAGATTATGAAGATAAAGAAGGAAAAAAAATATATGTAATTGCTGTAAAAACAAAAGATAAATTAGATAATGGTAATACTATTGATCCAACAAAAGCAAGAACAAAACAAAGAAATTTTGTTGCAAACTTATTAAAGGGAAATGATAAAATTCCTATGCATGATGCAGCATTAGTTAGTTTTTATAATGATGTATCAAATTCTTGGAGATTATCTTTTATAAAACTTGATTATTCATTTACTTTTGAAGGTATAAAAGAAAAATTAACTCCAGCCAAAAGATATTCGTATATTTTAGGAAAAAATGAAGCTACACATACAGCAGAAAAACAATTAAATCAATTAGTTAAAAATAATGAAGAAGCAACATTAGAACAACTTGAAAATATATTCCAAATAGAAAAAGTAACAAAGGAATTTTTTGATAAATATAAAGAAAAATATCTTGAGTTAAAAGAACATTTAGAAAAAGATAAAGAATTTGTACAAGAAGCATTAAAACACACTGAAAAAGTTGAGGAGTTTTCAGAGGAATTTTCTAAAAAATTGATGGGACAATTAGCATTTTTATATTTTTTACAAAAAAAAGGCTGGCTTGGAGTAAAGGCTATTCATGAAAAGTTGAATAAAGAACAATTTGAAGATATTTTGAAAAATAAAACTCCATCTGAAAAAGAATTATTAAATAACCTCTATAAAAGAATAAATAAAAATGAATATAAAAGTCAAAAAGAAGTAATAGAAAATTTAGATGATAATGAATTAGATATAATAATGAATTGTTTTAAAAATACTCCATTTGAAGGTAAATGGGGAGATGGAGAAAAAAATTTTGTAAGAAAGTTATTTGAACACCACAAAAGATTTACTACTAATAAAAATTTCTTTAATGATTATTTAGAATATTTATTTTACGAAGCTTTAAATACATATAGAGGAGAAAATCAATATTATAAAAAATTTAATTGTAAAATTCCTTTTTTAAATGGAGGATTATTTGAACCCTATGAAGGATATGATTGGAAAACAACAAATTTTCATATTCCAGATACAATTTTTTCAAATGAAAAAGAAGAAGGTATTTTAGATATATTTGATAGATATAATTTTACAATAGCAGAGAATGAACCATATGAAACAGAAATAGCAGTTGATCCTGAAATGTTAGGAAAAGTATTTGAAAATTTACTTGATGTAAAAGATAGAAAATTTAAAGGTGCTTTTTATACTCCAAGAGAAATTGTATATTATATGTGTAAAGAGTCTTTAATTAACTATCTTGATAATGAGATAGAAGAAGTAGAAAGAGAAAAATTTGAAGAATTATTACAAATTGGAGAATTTGTAAAAGAATATGACACACACATTTTTGAAATGGAATATAAAAATGGTAAAAAAGTAAAAGATGAAGAATGGGGAATACACATAAGCATTTTTAAAAATATACATAAAATAGATAAAGCATTAAAAAATGTAAAAATTGCAGATCCTGCAATAGGTTCTGGAGCATTTCCTCTTGGAATGCTTATTGAAATTGTAAAAGTAAGAAATGTATTAACAGAATATTTTATTATACATGAATATTTTAGATTAAAAAAAGATAATAAATTAGATGAATTTTGGAATATTAAAGATAAACTATTAATAGAACGTTCGTTATATAATTTGAAAATCGAAACAATAAAAAATAGTTTATTTGGAGTAGATATAGAGCCTAGTGCAGTAGAAATAGCAAAACTTAGATTATGGTTATCAATAGTTGTTGATAGTGAAAACAATAATATAAATCCATTACCAAACCTTGATTTTAATTTAATGGTTGGAAACTCTTTATTAGATGAATTTGAAGGAATAAATCTTTTTGATGAAAAACTTTTAAATAAGGAATATAAAAAAAAGGATAAAATAATTAATCCAAAACTTTTTTATACTGACTTTGAAGAAAAACAAAGAGATATTTTATCGAATATTAAAGCTTTACATAAAAATTTTTTTATCGAAAAAAATTCATTAAAGAAAAAACAAATAAAAGAATCGCTAAACTCTTTGGAATGGGAATTAATAAAATTTACTTTGAGTGAAAGTGGAAATAAAGATAAAATAAAAGAACTTGAAAAATTACAAAAAGAAAAAAGAAAACCTTATTTTTTATGGAAACTTGAATTTGCAGAAGTTTTTAAAGAAAAAGGAGGATTTGATATTGTTATTGGAAATCCACCTTATATTGGAGAAAGAAAGAATAAAAAAATATTTATTCCTGTTCAAAATAGTAATTTTGGAAAAAAATATTATATAGGAAAAATGGATTTTTGGTATTTTTTTACTTCTTTAGGTTTAAATATTTTAAAAAACAAAGGGACTCTTAATTTTATAGCACCTAATAACTGGTTAACTACATTCGGTGGTAAAAAAATGAGAAATCATATAATGAAAGATGGCATAATTAAACAATTTATAAATTTTGGTGACTATATGGTTTTTGAAAATGCTGCTCAACAAACAATGATATTTTTGATAGAAAAAGATAATAAAAGCAAAGAATATATTGTCGATTATAGAGAAGTTTTAGATAAAAATATAGAAAAAAATGAATTGAATTTATTTTTAGGAAAAAATAAAAATAAAAAATTTAAATATTATTCATCTAAAATTTCTAAAAATAATTTTAAAAAAGATGATAACATTAAACTTTTAGATAATAAAACTTATATAATTATTAATAAAATTAAGAAAAATAAAAATATATATTTAAAAAAGAATGAAATCGCACAAGGAATAGTTGTACCACAAGATTTTTTAAACAAAAAAAATGCAAATATTTTAAATTTAAAAAAAGGAAGCGGAATATTTGTATTAACAAATAATGAATTAAAAAATTTAAATTTAAGTGAAAATGAAATAAATACATTAATAAGACCATATTATACAACAAATGAAATTAAAAAATACTATACAAACAATAAAAATAAATTTTGGATCATTTATACAAAGCCTAATATTAATAATAAGATTAATAAATTTCCAAATATAAAAAAACATTTAGATTTATTTTTATCAATAAATACATCAGATAATAAACCTTATGGATTACATAGATCTAGAAACGAAAACTTTTTTAAAGGAGAAAAAATTATATCATTAAGGAAATGTTCAAAACCTACATTTTCTTTTAATAATTTTGATTGTTATATTTCACAATCATTTTTTTCAATAAAAACAATAAGAATAAATTTAAAATATTTAACTGGAATTTTAAATTCAAAACTTATTGAATTTTGGTTAAGAAACATGGGAAAAATGCAAGGAAATACTTATCAAATTGATAAAGAACCATTAATGAATATTCCAATAAAAGTAAAAAATTCAAATCAAAAAATATTTATTAAAATAGTAAACCAAATAATAGAATTAAAAAAACAAAAGAAAGATACAACAGAATTAGAAAATAAAATTGATGAAATGGTTTATGACTTATATGAATTAACAGAAGAAGAAAAAGAAATAGTACGTAATTTTAATAATTAA
- a CDS encoding helicase-related protein, with amino-acid sequence MNNNNDLTFFTNEKGKTLADRFRKILMNNTQFFDVLVGYFRTSGFYEMYEALEGVEKIRILVGLNVDKKTVELLEASKDIEYLSTNEIKKNFNKIVKKEMDNSEDKIDIEKGIKKFIEFIQDEKLEMRIYPDEPLHAKVYIIRKNEKKSEDFGKLITGSSNFSHSGLKGNLEFNVELKNKSDVEYALEKFEKLWEKGIDITKDYIETITKKTWIREDITPYELYLKFLYEYFYDEINDDKIKFKGEMLPEGFKKFQYQIDAVNQAKKILNKYNGVFLADVVGLGKTYIATLLAKELKGGRKLIICPPVLVSYWEKTLVDFGVSATVKSLGKLEDILENYENDYFKYVFIDEAHRFRNDGTSNYAKLHEICLNKKIILISATPQNNYSTDILNLIKLFQPKNNSNIIEGQPNIENFFMKMLNNEKKSKKLYKNNSTEENKNKFEKIIKKNSAEIRDKVLRKIMVRRVRSEIEKYYKEDMEKQGLTFPKIGTPEQIIYKFDDEIDKLFDGILYLINNLTYSRYKTLTYLLNPTEEEKTLISGQLNLKGFMKVLLIKRLESSFYAFSKSVLRFKESYINFIKMYNSGKIYISKKYDIYELLNDEEEEKIIELINDGQIKYYTPDNFNESFIKDLEKDLEILEEMNRNIKKINSDPKLDYFITELNNNNILKNSKKIIFTESKETAEYLKIQLQNKLNKNVIVFTGSSSLVLKDIIIENFDPNIPKNKQKNDIEILITTDVLAEGINLHRANILINYDLPWNPTRIMQRIGRINRVGTNFDKIHVFNFFPTRKSNEHISLKENIISKLQSFHNTFGEDSKFLTEDEEINSFEFSGEKLYEALNKNLSLDEENWDDSELEYLKIIRDIRDNNEELFLKIKNLPKKSRSSKCNNLGKENVVSFIRDGELKRIYICNSDFNGRELTFFEGVKILKCQKDEPKIKINDNFFDMLNWNKEYFKIKKEENIKKTPIKKIGNDAKFLKLIKGFENYKKTFSGKEEKRFYKIKELFENGYLSKEIIKNINNEIEKLLKKETNPHKLLDIVFEIIPDSYKNIEKTDVKNSTSKIEVILSEYIN; translated from the coding sequence ATGAATAATAATAATGACTTAACATTTTTTACAAATGAAAAAGGAAAAACACTTGCAGATAGATTTAGAAAAATACTAATGAATAATACTCAATTTTTTGATGTTTTAGTAGGGTACTTTAGGACAAGTGGTTTTTATGAAATGTATGAAGCTTTGGAAGGTGTTGAAAAAATAAGAATTTTAGTTGGATTAAATGTAGATAAAAAAACTGTAGAATTATTAGAAGCTTCAAAAGATATAGAATATTTATCTACAAATGAAATAAAGAAAAATTTTAATAAAATAGTAAAAAAAGAAATGGATAATTCAGAAGATAAAATTGATATAGAAAAAGGTATTAAAAAATTTATAGAGTTTATACAAGATGAAAAATTAGAAATGAGAATTTATCCTGATGAACCACTACATGCTAAAGTTTATATTATAAGAAAAAATGAAAAAAAATCAGAAGATTTTGGAAAATTAATAACAGGTTCCAGTAATTTTTCACATAGTGGACTCAAAGGAAACCTTGAATTTAATGTAGAATTAAAAAATAAAAGTGATGTAGAATATGCTTTGGAAAAATTTGAAAAATTATGGGAAAAAGGTATAGATATTACAAAAGATTATATTGAAACAATAACTAAAAAAACTTGGATTAGAGAAGATATAACTCCATATGAGTTATATTTAAAATTTTTATATGAATATTTTTATGATGAAATTAATGATGATAAAATAAAATTTAAAGGTGAAATGCTACCAGAGGGATTTAAAAAATTTCAATATCAAATAGATGCTGTAAATCAAGCTAAAAAAATATTAAATAAATATAATGGAGTATTTTTAGCAGATGTAGTTGGACTAGGTAAGACATATATTGCAACTCTTTTAGCAAAAGAATTAAAAGGTGGAAGAAAATTAATTATATGTCCACCTGTATTAGTAAGTTATTGGGAAAAAACACTTGTTGATTTTGGGGTATCTGCCACAGTAAAATCTTTAGGAAAATTAGAGGATATTTTAGAAAATTATGAAAATGATTATTTTAAATATGTTTTTATTGATGAAGCTCATAGATTTAGAAATGATGGTACTTCTAATTATGCAAAATTACATGAGATTTGTTTAAATAAAAAAATTATCCTTATATCAGCCACACCACAAAATAATTACTCTACAGATATTTTAAATTTAATAAAACTTTTTCAACCTAAAAATAATTCAAATATTATAGAAGGCCAACCAAATATAGAAAACTTTTTTATGAAAATGTTAAACAATGAAAAAAAATCAAAAAAATTATACAAAAACAATTCTACAGAAGAAAATAAAAACAAATTTGAAAAAATAATTAAGAAAAATTCAGCAGAAATTAGAGATAAAGTTTTAAGAAAAATCATGGTTAGAAGAGTAAGAAGTGAAATAGAAAAATACTATAAAGAAGATATGGAAAAACAAGGTTTAACTTTTCCAAAGATAGGAACGCCTGAGCAAATAATATATAAATTTGATGATGAAATAGATAAATTATTTGATGGCATATTATATTTAATCAATAATTTAACTTATTCAAGGTATAAAACATTAACATATTTATTAAATCCAACAGAAGAAGAAAAAACATTAATCTCTGGACAATTAAATTTAAAAGGATTTATGAAAGTTTTATTGATAAAAAGACTTGAAAGTAGTTTTTATGCTTTTTCTAAATCCGTATTAAGATTTAAAGAATCATATATAAATTTTATTAAAATGTATAATTCTGGAAAAATATATATTAGTAAAAAATATGATATATATGAATTATTAAATGATGAGGAAGAAGAAAAAATCATAGAATTAATAAACGATGGACAAATAAAATATTATACTCCAGATAATTTTAATGAAAGTTTTATTAAAGATTTAGAAAAAGATTTAGAAATACTTGAAGAAATGAATAGAAATATTAAAAAAATAAATTCAGACCCAAAATTGGATTATTTTATTACTGAATTGAACAATAATAATATTTTAAAAAATTCAAAAAAAATTATATTTACAGAATCAAAAGAAACAGCAGAATATTTAAAAATTCAATTACAAAATAAATTAAATAAAAACGTAATAGTATTTACAGGAAGCTCGAGTTTAGTATTAAAAGATATAATAATAGAAAATTTTGATCCAAATATTCCAAAAAATAAACAAAAAAATGATATAGAAATACTTATAACAACTGATGTATTAGCAGAAGGAATAAATCTACATAGAGCAAATATTTTAATAAACTATGATTTACCTTGGAATCCTACTAGAATTATGCAAAGAATAGGAAGGATAAATAGAGTAGGAACTAATTTTGATAAAATACATGTATTTAATTTTTTCCCTACAAGAAAATCAAATGAACATATCTCTTTAAAAGAAAATATTATTTCAAAATTACAATCATTTCATAATACTTTTGGTGAGGATTCAAAATTTCTTACAGAAGATGAAGAAATAAATTCTTTTGAATTTTCAGGAGAAAAATTATATGAAGCATTGAATAAAAATTTAAGTTTAGATGAAGAAAATTGGGACGATTCCGAATTAGAATATTTAAAAATAATAAGAGATATAAGAGATAATAATGAAGAATTATTTTTAAAAATTAAAAATTTACCTAAAAAAAGTAGATCTTCAAAATGTAATAATTTAGGCAAAGAAAATGTTGTTAGTTTTATACGCGATGGAGAATTAAAAAGAATATATATTTGTAATTCTGATTTTAATGGTAGAGAACTTACTTTTTTTGAAGGAGTAAAAATATTAAAATGCCAAAAAGATGAACCTAAAATCAAAATAAATGATAACTTTTTTGATATGTTAAATTGGAATAAAGAATATTTTAAAATCAAAAAAGAAGAAAATATTAAAAAAACACCAATAAAAAAAATAGGAAATGATGCAAAGTTTTTAAAATTAATTAAAGGATTTGAAAATTATAAAAAGACCTTTAGTGGAAAAGAAGAAAAAAGATTTTATAAAATAAAAGAATTATTTGAAAATGGATATTTATCTAAAGAGATAATAAAAAATATTAATAATGAAATAGAAAAATTATTGAAAAAAGAAACTAATCCTCATAAATTATTAGATATTGTTTTTGAAATAATACCTGATAGTTATAAAAATATTGAAAAAACAGACGTAAAAAATAGTACAAGTAAAATAGAAGTTATTTTATCAGAATATATTAATTAA